A single genomic interval of Helianthus annuus cultivar XRQ/B chromosome 6, HanXRQr2.0-SUNRISE, whole genome shotgun sequence harbors:
- the LOC110864013 gene encoding protein GLUTAMINE DUMPER 2 — translation MTIQATSSMAPSSQIAVQRSPWHSPVPYLFGGLVAMLGLVAFALLILACSYWNISPNDEGDLESGNHNHNEPSKPVKQKESPVLEEKYLVIMAGQVNPTFLATPISSPASSFGSCSCGGNSTVARDKSSMPDEEKESCDQLQISNMENHETV, via the coding sequence ATGACTATTCAAGCAACTTCTTCAATGGCTCCATCGTCGCAGATTGCCGTACAACGATCACCGTGGCACTCACCAGTTCCTTACCTATTTGGAGGTCTTGTTGCTATGTTGGGCCTCGTTGCTTTTGCTCTCTTGATCCTCGCTTGCTCTTACTGGAACATCTCCCCAAATGACGAAGGAGACCTTGAGTCCGGAAACCATAACCACAACGAACCCTCCAAACCCGTTAAACAAAAAGAGTCCCCTGTGTTAGAAGAGAAGTATCTCGTAATCATGGCTGGACAAGTGAACCCAACGTTTTTGGCAACTCCCATTTCTAGCCCAGCGTCGTCTTTTGGTAGTTGTAGTTGTGGGGGTAACTCGACTGTCGCGAGGGACAAGTCTTCCATGCCCGATGAGGAGAAAGAGAGTTGTGATCAGCTACAAATATCGAATATGGAGAACCATGAGACTGTGTAA